Proteins encoded in a region of the Gemmatimonadota bacterium genome:
- a CDS encoding carbohydrate binding family 9 domain-containing protein: protein MQLSAFTTGVRLTPVAVSCLLALAIPVTSRAQEVTPSATNRALRTARVGAAHTITKAPVIDGRLDDAEWKDGEPFRGFVQREQSEGAPATERTEIRFLTDGEALYIGAWLYDREPAGIVPGEKVRDVTLTNSDYVAIMLDTFHDKQNGFLFATTPAGIEYDGQIIREGEGGGVMQSGQNRMQAGSMGGFNLNWDGSWRVATTSDSLGWYAEFRIPFSTLRYGGAAVQTWGLNVARMIRRKNEESFWSFVPRQFNLYRMSLAGTLEGLTVPVRRVATVTPYVLGSATRDFVSQTKAKYPVEWGADMKYGLTPSLTLDLTYNTDFAQVEVDEQRTNLTRFPLFFPEKRPFFLENAGVFSAGTPQAVDLFFSRKIGIDNGTPVPIIGGGRLTGRVGSTTVGAMQIFTDDAPGGTLAGQSYTVLRALREVSRRSRIGVMGVQRMTTDSSGSYNRTFAVDGRVGLGDAWTLDWWGATTQTPNRSGDELGYSARAAYTTRDWNNSVRFLQIGEDFNPEVGFLSRPAGYRFYDVNFMRYVRKTEWASWFRQWNPHVNYRGYYGLDDFYQSGQFHLDFTEIEFSSGARFGPEVNVFHEGLQRPFEINPGDSLGIGGYDWVQLGLDWQTNPSANLSMIVRGDFGQFYTGTRNGGTVTITARSGPNISSSLLLDYQDVRLPDFSFTRSLVGLKAAYFFTPRIFIQSLTQFNNQQKIWTANARFGWLNTAGTGLFVVFNDGEVANSFFSWERPRSRSLVVKYTKQFGTGTD, encoded by the coding sequence ATGCAGCTGTCCGCCTTCACGACCGGTGTCAGGCTGACCCCGGTCGCCGTCTCCTGCCTACTGGCCCTCGCGATTCCCGTCACCAGCCGTGCGCAGGAGGTGACGCCATCCGCCACCAACCGCGCGCTGCGGACCGCCCGAGTGGGGGCCGCGCACACCATCACCAAGGCGCCGGTGATCGACGGTCGCCTGGACGACGCCGAGTGGAAGGACGGTGAGCCGTTCCGCGGCTTCGTGCAGCGCGAGCAGAGCGAGGGGGCGCCGGCCACCGAACGCACCGAGATTCGCTTCCTGACCGATGGCGAGGCGCTGTACATCGGCGCGTGGCTGTACGACCGCGAGCCCGCGGGGATCGTCCCGGGTGAGAAGGTGCGCGACGTGACGCTGACCAACAGCGACTACGTGGCCATCATGCTCGACACGTTCCACGACAAGCAGAACGGCTTCCTCTTCGCCACCACCCCCGCGGGGATCGAATACGACGGGCAGATCATTCGCGAAGGCGAAGGGGGCGGGGTGATGCAATCCGGGCAGAACCGGATGCAGGCGGGATCGATGGGAGGGTTCAACCTCAACTGGGATGGCAGCTGGCGGGTGGCGACGACGAGCGACTCGCTGGGGTGGTACGCCGAGTTCCGCATCCCGTTCTCGACGCTGCGGTACGGGGGCGCCGCGGTGCAGACGTGGGGGCTCAACGTGGCGCGCATGATTCGCCGCAAGAACGAGGAGTCGTTCTGGTCGTTTGTCCCGCGGCAGTTCAACCTGTACCGCATGTCGCTCGCGGGGACGCTGGAAGGGCTCACGGTCCCGGTGCGCCGGGTGGCGACCGTCACGCCGTACGTACTGGGATCGGCGACGCGCGACTTCGTGTCGCAGACGAAGGCGAAGTACCCGGTGGAGTGGGGGGCCGACATGAAGTACGGCCTCACGCCAAGCCTCACGCTCGACCTCACGTACAACACCGACTTCGCCCAGGTGGAGGTGGACGAGCAGCGCACGAACCTCACGCGCTTCCCGCTCTTCTTCCCGGAGAAGCGTCCCTTCTTCCTCGAGAACGCCGGCGTTTTCTCCGCCGGAACGCCGCAGGCGGTCGACCTCTTCTTCAGCCGCAAGATCGGGATCGACAACGGGACGCCGGTCCCGATCATCGGCGGCGGGCGCCTCACGGGGCGCGTGGGGAGCACGACGGTCGGCGCGATGCAGATCTTCACCGACGACGCCCCGGGGGGGACGCTGGCCGGCCAGTCGTACACGGTGCTGCGCGCGCTGCGCGAGGTGTCGCGCCGCTCGCGCATTGGCGTGATGGGCGTGCAGCGCATGACCACCGACAGCTCCGGCAGCTACAACCGGACCTTTGCGGTGGACGGGCGCGTGGGACTCGGCGATGCGTGGACGCTCGACTGGTGGGGGGCGACGACCCAGACGCCCAACCGCAGCGGTGACGAACTGGGCTACAGCGCGCGCGCGGCGTACACCACACGCGACTGGAACAACAGTGTGCGCTTCCTGCAGATCGGCGAGGACTTCAATCCCGAGGTCGGGTTCCTGAGCCGCCCGGCCGGTTACCGCTTCTACGACGTCAACTTCATGCGCTACGTGCGCAAGACGGAGTGGGCGTCGTGGTTCCGGCAGTGGAACCCGCACGTGAACTACCGCGGCTACTACGGGCTGGACGACTTCTATCAGAGCGGGCAGTTCCACCTCGACTTCACGGAGATCGAGTTCTCGAGTGGCGCCCGCTTCGGCCCCGAGGTCAACGTCTTCCACGAGGGACTGCAGCGGCCCTTCGAGATCAACCCGGGAGACTCGCTCGGCATCGGGGGCTATGACTGGGTGCAGCTCGGCCTCGATTGGCAGACCAACCCGAGCGCGAATCTCTCGATGATCGTGCGCGGCGACTTCGGGCAGTTCTACACCGGGACGCGCAATGGCGGGACGGTGACGATCACCGCGCGGAGTGGGCCGAACATCTCGTCGTCGCTCCTGCTCGACTACCAGGACGTCCGGTTGCCCGACTTCAGCTTCACCCGGTCGCTCGTGGGGCTCAAGGCCGCCTATTTCTTCACGCCGCGCATCTTCATCCAGTCGCTGACGCAGTTCAACAATCAGCAGAAGATCTGGACCGCGAACGCGCGCTTCGGGTGGCTCAACACCGCCGGCACCGGGCTGTTTGTCGTCTTCAACGACGGCGAGGTGGCCAACTCGTTCTTCAGCTGGGAGCGGCCGCGCTCGCGGTCCCTCGTGGTGAAGTACACGAAGCAGTTCGGGACGGGGACGGACTGA